The Chryseobacterium suipulveris genome window below encodes:
- a CDS encoding restriction endonuclease subunit S codes for MRYAEYKKVDIDWVNEIPRHWETKMFKGISYMKGRIGWQGLKFSEFSDDVNLPYLITGMNFKDGKIRWNEVYHISEERYNEAPEIQLQENDILMTKDGTIGKLLFVENLPGKASLNSHLLLLRPLMKSYFPKFLYYELQSSVFLGHIEYFKYGTTFYGLSQESMGKFVTVLPPLKEQQSIAHYLERKTAAIDRKTEILQHKIDTYRQLRKAIINNAVTKGLNPNAEMKDSEIGLKVPAHWLHKRLKDIGNLYSGLSGKSGDDFNQDDNVDNKGFIPFTNIANNIYLDKNHLGTVVVYPGENQNEVKKGDLFFLMSSEGYEDIGKTAVLANDIPETYLNSFCKGFRINLVKYNPNFLNYLLLSDFYRKRMTVEGKGFTRINLKMEKVSNFQVFIPKDKKEQSEIAEYLDKKTATIDRIVANLQEQIATLKNLRKTLINDAVTGKIKVV; via the coding sequence ATGAGATATGCAGAATATAAAAAAGTTGACATAGATTGGGTTAACGAAATTCCTAGGCATTGGGAAACAAAGATGTTTAAAGGAATTAGTTATATGAAAGGTAGAATTGGTTGGCAAGGTCTGAAGTTTTCCGAATTTTCAGACGATGTGAATTTACCTTATCTAATTACAGGAATGAATTTTAAAGATGGTAAAATAAGATGGAATGAAGTTTATCATATTTCTGAAGAAAGATATAATGAAGCGCCTGAAATTCAACTTCAAGAAAATGATATTCTAATGACAAAAGATGGAACAATAGGTAAACTTTTGTTTGTGGAAAATCTACCAGGGAAAGCATCATTAAATAGTCATTTACTTTTGTTAAGACCATTGATGAAATCTTATTTTCCAAAATTTTTATATTATGAACTTCAAAGTTCTGTTTTTCTTGGTCACATAGAGTATTTTAAATATGGAACTACTTTCTATGGGTTATCGCAAGAATCAATGGGAAAGTTCGTAACTGTTCTTCCACCACTTAAAGAACAACAATCCATCGCCCATTATCTTGAACGCAAAACCGCAGCCATAGACCGCAAAACTGAAATCCTGCAGCACAAAATCGATACCTACCGCCAACTGCGCAAAGCCATCATCAATAACGCCGTTACCAAAGGTTTAAATCCAAATGCAGAAATGAAAGATTCTGAAATTGGTTTAAAAGTTCCGGCGCATTGGTTACACAAAAGGTTAAAGGATATTGGCAATTTATACAGCGGTCTATCAGGCAAAAGTGGTGACGACTTTAATCAGGATGATAATGTTGATAATAAAGGTTTTATACCGTTTACCAATATTGCTAACAATATCTATTTAGATAAAAATCATTTGGGAACTGTAGTAGTTTATCCGGGCGAGAATCAGAACGAAGTGAAGAAAGGAGATTTATTTTTTCTGATGAGTTCAGAAGGTTACGAAGATATTGGTAAAACGGCTGTTTTGGCTAATGATATTCCGGAAACTTACTTAAACAGTTTTTGTAAAGGGTTCAGAATTAATCTTGTTAAATATAATCCTAACTTTTTAAATTATCTCTTACTGTCAGATTTTTACCGCAAAAGAATGACTGTGGAGGGAAAAGGTTTTACAAGAATAAATCTAAAAATGGAAAAGGTTTCCAATTTTCAAGTTTTTATTCCTAAAGACAAAAAAGAACAGTCCGAAATTGCTGAATACCTCGATAAAAAAACCGCAACCATAGACCGTATTGTTGCCAATCTGCAGGAGCAAATTGCAACTTTAAAAAACCTGCGCAAAACCCTTATCAATGATGCCGTTACCGGTAAAATAAAAGTGGTGTAG
- a CDS encoding mechanosensitive ion channel family protein, translating to METNKLLQSFQESWNSFIDRIPEFLVAILIIAIGVFVANKVSDFARSTIRGKSKDPLMTNFLVKAIKLVFITVVIMFALKIAGLDGIATGLLTAAGASAVILGFAFKDVGENFISGIILSFNRPFNLNDTVSIGDIFGKVKAMEFRYTKLKTFDGKDVYIPNSDVIKKPVFNFTEDGYFRMDFMVGIAYENDIDQAKKIILDTMNQHRLALQDIDRQPFVMTDELATNSVNIKVHFWVEAEDYRRDALMIRSEMIDQVKINLLSNGISMPANIQELKWYKK from the coding sequence ATGGAAACCAACAAACTTTTACAGTCCTTTCAGGAAAGTTGGAACAGTTTTATAGATCGCATTCCTGAATTTCTGGTGGCCATTCTCATTATTGCCATCGGGGTTTTTGTGGCCAATAAAGTTTCAGATTTTGCACGCAGCACCATCCGGGGAAAGTCAAAAGACCCGCTGATGACCAATTTTCTGGTGAAAGCCATTAAACTTGTTTTTATTACGGTAGTGATTATGTTTGCCCTCAAAATTGCAGGTTTGGACGGTATTGCGACCGGACTTCTCACGGCGGCAGGTGCTTCGGCGGTTATTCTGGGTTTTGCCTTCAAAGATGTGGGCGAGAATTTTATTTCCGGTATTATTCTTTCGTTTAACAGACCTTTCAATCTGAATGACACGGTAAGCATCGGCGATATTTTCGGAAAAGTAAAGGCAATGGAATTCCGCTATACCAAACTCAAAACCTTTGACGGGAAGGATGTCTACATCCCCAACAGCGATGTTATCAAAAAACCGGTGTTCAACTTTACCGAAGACGGTTACTTCAGAATGGACTTTATGGTCGGTATTGCTTATGAAAATGATATTGACCAAGCCAAAAAAATTATTCTGGACACGATGAATCAACACCGTTTGGCATTGCAGGATATTGACCGCCAACCGTTTGTAATGACGGACGAACTGGCGACCAATTCTGTAAACATTAAAGTCCATTTTTGGGTTGAAGCCGAAGATTACCGCCGGGATGCGCTGATGATTCGCAGCGAAATGATAGACCAGGTGAAAATCAATCTGTTGTCCAATGGTATTTCTATGCCGGCAAATATTCAGGAACTGAAATGGTATAAAAAATAA
- a CDS encoding KamA family radical SAM protein yields the protein MENTITEKPTYKSFALHNFRKIPQMEQLPEELKKEIEVVGSVLPFKANNYVVDELINWDNVPDDPIYTLTFPKREMLIPQHYRRIEKLIDEGASKMQIKEEANKIRAELNPHPAGQLEHNVPMIEGQKLTGMQHKYRETVLFFPSQGQTCHAYCTFCFRWPQFVGMDEWKFAMKETELLVKYLKEHPEVTDILFTGGDPMIMKNKIFSTYIDALLDADLPNLQTIRIGTKALAYWPYKFLTDDDAQQTLHTFRKIAHKGINLAIMAHFNHPVEMSTDAAKEAIKEIRKTGAQIRTQSPLMKHINDSAEIWAEMWREQVNQNCIPYYMFLARDTGAQHYFKVSLVDAWEIFRNAYQQISGVCRTVRGPSMSADPGKVQILGVSEVNDQKVLSLRFLQGRDPDWIGKPFFAEYDEETYWLDELKPAFGEEKFFFEN from the coding sequence ATGGAAAATACAATTACTGAAAAACCAACCTATAAATCTTTTGCATTACACAACTTCAGGAAAATTCCGCAGATGGAACAGCTGCCTGAAGAATTGAAAAAGGAGATTGAAGTGGTTGGAAGCGTTCTGCCTTTCAAAGCCAATAATTATGTGGTGGATGAGCTGATTAATTGGGATAATGTTCCGGATGATCCAATTTACACACTTACTTTTCCAAAGAGAGAAATGCTTATTCCTCAACATTACCGCCGCATTGAAAAACTGATTGATGAAGGCGCCTCAAAAATGCAGATTAAGGAAGAAGCCAATAAAATTCGTGCAGAACTGAATCCACATCCGGCCGGACAGTTAGAACACAATGTCCCGATGATTGAAGGGCAAAAACTTACCGGAATGCAGCACAAATACCGTGAAACCGTTCTGTTTTTCCCAAGTCAGGGACAAACTTGCCACGCGTATTGTACATTCTGTTTCCGCTGGCCACAGTTTGTGGGAATGGACGAATGGAAATTTGCAATGAAAGAAACCGAACTGCTGGTAAAATACCTAAAAGAACATCCCGAAGTTACCGACATTCTCTTCACCGGTGGTGATCCGATGATTATGAAAAACAAAATTTTTTCAACCTATATTGATGCACTTCTGGATGCCGACTTACCAAATCTGCAAACAATTAGAATTGGTACTAAAGCATTGGCGTATTGGCCGTATAAATTCCTTACCGATGACGATGCGCAGCAAACGCTTCATACATTTCGCAAGATTGCTCACAAAGGAATTAATCTGGCAATTATGGCGCACTTCAACCACCCCGTGGAAATGTCCACCGATGCCGCGAAAGAGGCCATAAAAGAAATCCGGAAAACAGGAGCGCAAATCCGCACACAGTCACCGCTGATGAAGCATATCAACGACAGCGCAGAAATCTGGGCAGAAATGTGGCGCGAACAGGTCAACCAAAACTGTATTCCTTACTATATGTTTTTGGCAAGAGATACCGGCGCACAGCATTATTTCAAAGTTTCCCTTGTGGATGCCTGGGAAATCTTCCGCAATGCATATCAGCAGATCAGCGGAGTTTGTCGTACCGTTCGTGGTCCGAGTATGAGCGCTGATCCCGGAAAGGTGCAGATTCTGGGTGTTTCTGAAGTTAATGACCAAAAAGTGCTTTCGCTGCGATTCCTTCAGGGCAGAGATCCCGACTGGATCGGAAAACCGTTTTTTGCAGAGTATGACGAGGAAACTTATTGGCTTGATGAACTGAAGCCTGCTTTCGGAGAAGAAAAGTTTTTCTTTGAAAATTAA
- a CDS encoding mechanosensitive ion channel family protein, with protein MGFILGMNMIGINVSVLMGASAALLVGIGLGLQNIFSDFVSGFVLLLDSSIKVGDVIEVDKLVCQVKEINLRTTTVLTRDDKYIILPNTTLTKNHVINWTHTDLNSRFDIQVGVSYNSDVKTVMEILKTETLSHHRVSKSPEPFVRFNDYADSALIFNVYFWSADPFRVENLKSELRIKFFEAFGKHGIEIPFPQRVIHNV; from the coding sequence TTGGGCTTCATCCTGGGAATGAATATGATTGGCATTAATGTCTCGGTATTGATGGGTGCTTCCGCAGCACTTCTGGTAGGTATCGGTTTAGGGTTGCAGAATATTTTCAGCGATTTTGTTTCCGGCTTTGTCTTGCTTTTGGATTCCAGCATCAAAGTAGGCGATGTGATTGAGGTGGATAAACTGGTCTGTCAGGTAAAAGAAATCAATCTGAGAACCACTACTGTTTTAACGAGAGATGATAAATACATCATATTGCCCAACACAACACTCACCAAAAACCATGTCATCAACTGGACGCATACCGACCTCAATTCAAGGTTTGATATTCAGGTGGGCGTTTCATATAATTCGGATGTAAAAACCGTAATGGAAATTTTGAAAACCGAAACGCTCTCGCATCACCGCGTTTCCAAATCGCCTGAACCGTTCGTGAGATTTAATGATTATGCCGATTCTGCACTGATTTTCAATGTCTATTTCTGGTCAGCAGATCCGTTTCGGGTTGAGAATTTAAAAAGCGAATTGCGGATAAAATTTTTTGAAGCCTTCGGCAAACATGGTATTGAAATTCCGTTCCCGCAACGGGTAATCCATAATGTCTGA
- a CDS encoding HsdM family class I SAM-dependent methyltransferase, with product MSINIMKYESDVWKTADLLIGAGIKQSDFPKFMMPYFALLMVESRLIREADKLAEDIGKDDMEDFIEMFKLEGLGYNDYVVRKGKTLKDICKNDTTFDADFDSYLKSFDLETQYLLGVDKSNEEEKFLDISGTNGVLKKKRILFATVQAWSEIDLTPFNNSEITTLEEHIKRKWADISAETAGEQYTPDDIISLISELIAARIEDNGQFLTIYDATCGGGNLLFGVEDKIQETTSRPTATFGQEWNDTLYALAKIESRFRRDTQIEYGNTLTETGKFFDKSFNVAVANPPYGVDWKGYEKEIRKDETGRFVALPSISDGQFLFTQHILSKLNEEDGFAVIVHNGSTLFSGDAGSGESNIRKHFFDKDWVEAIIQMPTDEFFNTGIYTYLWVFNKNKPAERKDKVILINGSDFWEPLKKSKGKKRRQMNPENRKTIVEAFLNFEDSEYARVFDKWEFYYNKQAITLTAVDFEGKALQMPDKINRNGDVVEEKAIKLQVKTVAILDTLNKERAKSYNARTQFEVDAEKYPTLEDFYNGYFKNWIADFDYTDDAFVLIDEDGIAYDYDKKRETIVKTGKSQEKEFLGNGKILIKSKYSKATKTKPEQIEVWAELVKDRQKDYEIIPYSPVEEQNSQNIADFMAKYVTKPFEYLENTVGVELNFNKVFYKPEELPEIEELQANLLALDVELEELEKELEV from the coding sequence ATGAGTATAAACATTATGAAGTATGAAAGCGATGTTTGGAAAACCGCCGACCTCCTTATCGGTGCCGGCATCAAACAGAGCGACTTCCCCAAATTTATGATGCCCTATTTCGCACTGCTGATGGTGGAAAGCCGCCTGATTCGTGAAGCGGATAAACTTGCGGAAGACATCGGGAAAGACGATATGGAAGATTTTATCGAGATGTTTAAACTCGAAGGTTTGGGCTATAATGATTATGTGGTTCGCAAAGGAAAAACATTGAAAGACATCTGCAAAAACGATACAACTTTCGATGCTGATTTTGATTCTTACCTAAAATCTTTCGATTTAGAAACACAGTATTTGTTAGGCGTTGATAAGAGTAATGAAGAAGAAAAATTTCTTGATATCTCAGGAACAAACGGAGTTTTGAAGAAAAAAAGGATTTTATTTGCTACAGTGCAGGCGTGGAGTGAAATAGACCTTACACCGTTCAACAACTCCGAAATTACGACGCTTGAAGAACACATCAAAAGAAAATGGGCAGATATTTCTGCGGAAACTGCCGGAGAGCAATATACACCCGATGATATTATTTCCCTGATTTCCGAACTCATTGCCGCACGTATTGAAGATAACGGTCAGTTCCTCACCATTTACGATGCAACCTGTGGCGGTGGAAACTTACTTTTTGGGGTAGAAGACAAAATTCAGGAAACCACAAGCAGACCTACTGCAACTTTCGGGCAGGAATGGAACGATACACTCTATGCATTGGCTAAAATTGAAAGCCGCTTCCGTAGAGATACACAGATTGAATACGGAAACACCCTTACAGAAACCGGTAAATTTTTCGATAAATCTTTTAACGTCGCTGTGGCAAATCCGCCGTATGGTGTTGACTGGAAAGGTTATGAAAAAGAAATCCGTAAAGATGAAACCGGGCGTTTCGTGGCACTCCCTTCCATTTCAGACGGGCAGTTCCTCTTTACCCAGCACATTCTCTCCAAACTGAATGAAGAAGACGGGTTTGCTGTTATCGTTCACAACGGTTCCACGCTTTTCAGTGGCGACGCCGGAAGTGGCGAAAGCAACATCCGTAAACATTTCTTCGATAAAGATTGGGTAGAAGCCATTATTCAGATGCCGACTGATGAATTCTTCAACACCGGCATTTACACTTACCTTTGGGTATTCAACAAAAACAAACCGGCAGAAAGAAAAGACAAAGTCATCCTGATCAACGGCAGCGATTTTTGGGAACCCCTTAAAAAAAGCAAAGGTAAAAAGCGCCGCCAGATGAATCCCGAAAACCGCAAAACCATTGTAGAAGCGTTTCTGAATTTTGAAGATTCCGAATATGCCCGTGTCTTTGATAAATGGGAGTTTTATTACAACAAACAGGCAATTACGCTTACTGCCGTAGATTTCGAGGGAAAAGCCTTGCAGATGCCTGATAAAATAAACCGCAATGGCGATGTAGTGGAAGAAAAAGCCATAAAATTGCAGGTGAAAACCGTTGCCATTCTCGATACGCTGAATAAAGAACGCGCAAAATCCTACAACGCCAGAACGCAGTTTGAGGTGGATGCCGAAAAATATCCTACACTGGAAGATTTCTACAACGGCTATTTCAAAAACTGGATTGCTGATTTCGATTATACTGATGATGCTTTTGTCTTGATTGATGAAGATGGTATTGCTTATGATTACGACAAAAAGCGCGAAACCATTGTAAAGACGGGAAAAAGTCAGGAAAAAGAGTTTTTAGGCAATGGCAAAATTCTCATAAAATCCAAATACAGCAAAGCCACCAAAACAAAACCGGAGCAGATAGAGGTGTGGGCAGAATTGGTGAAAGACCGCCAGAAAGACTACGAAATCATCCCATATTCGCCGGTTGAAGAGCAAAACAGCCAGAACATTGCAGATTTTATGGCAAAATATGTTACCAAACCTTTTGAATATTTGGAAAATACGGTAGGTGTAGAACTGAACTTCAACAAAGTCTTCTACAAACCGGAAGAACTGCCCGAAATTGAGGAACTGCAGGCCAATCTTTTGGCACTGGATGTGGAATTAGAGGAACTTGAAAAGGAGTTGGAGGTATGA
- a CDS encoding AraC family transcriptional regulator has product MKDSATPKKYTIKNIKKSQHNAVDFNFYTFEHFLKDAEHLTKSHRHDFYTFILTVDGIGSHIIDFEEYEIKPRRLFFINYDQIHSWKIGGPIQGKIILFSKSFYNLIYTGNSDIRSDTALENLPTYVDIPEDRFPSWLSICENIEYEFTRSEKFSEEVICLFLKTCVLKMERIADDFRSENNEADHKSNVVDEFKILVNKNFRELKTTKDYAERLSITPNYLNALVKESLGKSAGTVIKNRVILEAKRLLSHSDLTVRQISLELGFTDNSHFGKYFKNVTAVTPDTFRKNSINN; this is encoded by the coding sequence ATGAAAGATAGCGCTACACCGAAGAAATACACGATAAAAAACATAAAGAAGTCGCAGCATAATGCGGTAGATTTCAATTTTTATACTTTTGAACACTTCCTGAAGGATGCGGAACACCTTACCAAATCGCACCGCCACGACTTTTATACTTTTATACTTACAGTGGACGGTATCGGTTCGCATATTATTGATTTTGAAGAATATGAAATCAAACCGCGCCGGCTTTTCTTTATTAATTATGACCAGATTCATTCCTGGAAAATTGGTGGTCCTATTCAGGGTAAAATAATCCTTTTTTCAAAGTCTTTCTATAACCTCATTTATACAGGAAACAGCGATATCAGAAGCGATACCGCATTAGAAAACCTTCCGACTTATGTGGATATTCCCGAAGACCGGTTTCCGTCCTGGCTTTCAATATGTGAGAATATTGAATATGAGTTTACAAGATCGGAGAAATTTTCAGAAGAAGTAATCTGCCTTTTTCTTAAAACCTGCGTCCTGAAAATGGAGCGAATTGCAGATGACTTCAGATCTGAAAATAATGAGGCAGACCATAAAAGCAATGTGGTAGATGAGTTTAAAATACTGGTCAACAAAAATTTCCGCGAACTGAAAACCACGAAAGATTACGCTGAACGGCTGTCCATAACGCCTAATTACCTCAATGCGCTGGTGAAGGAAAGTCTTGGCAAATCTGCAGGAACGGTCATCAAAAACCGTGTTATTCTTGAGGCAAAAAGGTTGCTCTCTCATTCCGATCTTACGGTTCGGCAAATCTCACTGGAACTGGGGTTTACCGACAATTCGCACTTCGGTAAATATTTTAAAAACGTTACAGCAGTCACACCAGACACTTTTAGAAAAAATTCAATTAACAATTAA
- a CDS encoding APC family permease, with amino-acid sequence MAKSVHKKLNELQSTAISGNDISSSCLYVSALTIMYAGQFAWVSLLIVAVVLFLFRKIYGEVVGALPLNGGAYNVLLNTSSKKVASVAAALTVLSYMATAVISASEAMHYLDHLIPVNVMLATVVVLGIFTVLTIIGISESALVAVIIFITHLASLSLLLITGLVFILGHGLDVFQINWSLPVKGGSLLMALFLGFSAAMLGISGFESSANFVEEQEHGVFPKTLRNMWGVVSFFNPVMALLIIFIMPVSEVAENSSALLAHLGSKTGGNWLGTIISIDAVLVLCGAVLTSFVGVLGLINRMTLDRILPNYFLKTNKKGSFYRISIAFLLLCISVLFATKGNIPALAGVYTFSFLSVMALFGIGNLLLKIKRKKLPRPEVAPVFNVLIAVSFVLIAFLGNILLNKDSFYTFLQYLVPALVVVGIMLNRTTLISAIISGLEALSRPFRKFFAKSNRYLHRLNRKIHSQEFVFFTKKDSVAILNKVMQYVQDNETTKKLKVVNVYKIGEDNIQLKHDLEVLDRAYPAIDIEFIEIPGDFTPELIDQLSKHWNIPKNFMFIASPSNRFSYRVADLGGVRLIM; translated from the coding sequence ATGGCAAAGTCCGTTCATAAAAAATTAAACGAACTGCAGTCTACCGCAATCAGTGGTAACGACATCAGTTCAAGTTGCCTTTATGTATCGGCATTAACGATTATGTATGCTGGGCAATTCGCTTGGGTTTCGCTGCTTATAGTGGCGGTGGTGCTTTTTCTGTTCAGGAAAATCTATGGTGAAGTGGTAGGTGCGCTTCCTTTAAATGGGGGTGCATACAATGTGCTGCTCAATACTTCTTCTAAAAAAGTGGCTTCTGTGGCGGCGGCACTCACGGTGTTGTCGTATATGGCAACGGCGGTTATTTCCGCTTCCGAGGCAATGCATTATCTGGATCATTTAATTCCAGTAAATGTGATGTTGGCAACCGTTGTGGTATTGGGTATTTTCACTGTGCTGACCATAATCGGAATTTCAGAATCGGCATTAGTAGCCGTCATCATTTTCATTACGCATTTGGCTTCATTGAGTCTTTTGCTGATTACTGGGTTGGTTTTTATTTTAGGACACGGTTTGGATGTTTTTCAAATCAACTGGAGTTTACCGGTGAAAGGCGGAAGTTTGCTGATGGCACTGTTTCTTGGTTTTTCTGCAGCGATGCTCGGTATTTCGGGTTTTGAAAGTTCGGCCAATTTTGTGGAAGAACAGGAACACGGTGTATTTCCAAAAACACTGCGGAACATGTGGGGTGTTGTAAGTTTCTTCAATCCTGTAATGGCTTTGCTCATCATATTTATTATGCCGGTATCAGAAGTGGCTGAAAACAGTTCGGCATTGTTGGCACATTTAGGAAGCAAAACAGGCGGCAACTGGTTGGGAACCATTATTTCTATTGATGCGGTATTGGTATTATGTGGGGCAGTGCTTACTTCTTTTGTGGGTGTTTTAGGGTTGATAAACCGGATGACTTTGGACAGGATCCTGCCCAATTACTTCCTGAAAACCAATAAAAAAGGATCTTTTTACAGAATTTCCATCGCATTTTTACTGTTGTGTATATCTGTGCTTTTTGCAACTAAGGGGAATATTCCGGCATTGGCAGGCGTTTACACATTCTCATTTCTTTCCGTGATGGCATTGTTCGGTATCGGAAATCTTTTACTGAAAATTAAGCGTAAAAAACTGCCCCGTCCTGAGGTGGCACCCGTATTCAATGTCCTTATTGCGGTTTCCTTTGTGCTGATAGCGTTTTTGGGAAATATATTGCTCAATAAAGATTCATTCTACACATTCCTGCAATATCTGGTTCCTGCTTTAGTTGTGGTTGGGATAATGCTCAATAGGACGACCTTGATTTCCGCAATCATTTCGGGTCTCGAAGCATTGTCGCGGCCTTTCAGAAAATTCTTTGCTAAATCCAACAGATATTTGCACCGGCTGAACCGTAAAATCCATTCGCAGGAATTTGTATTCTTTACCAAAAAAGACAGCGTAGCAATTTTGAACAAAGTTATGCAGTATGTGCAGGACAACGAAACCACCAAAAAACTCAAAGTAGTCAATGTCTATAAAATTGGAGAAGACAACATCCAGTTAAAACACGACCTTGAAGTGCTGGACAGGGCATATCCCGCCATAGATATTGAATTTATTGAAATACCGGGCGACTTCACACCGGAACTGATAGACCAACTCTCAAAACACTGGAATATCCCGAAAAACTTTATGTTCATTGCCTCACCAAGCAACAGGTTCAGTTACCGCGTGGCAGATTTGGGCGGCGTTAGATTAATAATGTAA
- a CDS encoding DUF389 domain-containing protein, with protein MNKLFNLHNGEEDKAKVLENVRNSISFSGSNFWILACAIMVASVGLNVNSTAVVIGAMLISPLMGPIVGAGFALGMYDFSLLRKSLKNLLISTLVGLGVSFIYFLLSPFKEAQSEILSRTAPNIYDVIIAFFGGLVGVIAVTRVEKGNPIPGVAIATALMPPLCTAGYGLATGKFGYFAGAMFLYTINCVFICIATFIIVKYLKYPAAELVDKKKETRVRNWISIITLLMIIPSVFFAYRFIQQQRFYEKVSHYVTKEFEEKGNTIVYRKTSYTTNPRRIELAFLTRKFTSEEIKEEEQKLSEYGITNTRLIIRQDSAFLAQATKIQNNEVSNDATKIAAELNAKIDRYVFKTDNLYSEAKAIVPGLKSLSASKQEILSDKDSAVVIPVAMYESENNLTDAQNKTLQNWLKARLKVDTIEIYKRH; from the coding sequence ATGAACAAACTTTTCAACCTGCACAACGGCGAAGAAGACAAAGCAAAAGTCCTTGAAAATGTCCGCAACAGCATCTCTTTTTCGGGTTCCAATTTCTGGATTTTGGCTTGTGCCATTATGGTGGCTTCCGTGGGGCTTAATGTCAATTCTACGGCAGTAGTCATTGGTGCGATGTTAATTTCACCGTTAATGGGCCCAATCGTTGGTGCCGGCTTCGCTTTGGGAATGTATGATTTCAGTCTGCTCCGAAAATCGCTCAAAAATCTGCTGATTTCTACTTTGGTAGGCCTTGGCGTTTCGTTTATTTATTTTTTACTTTCTCCTTTCAAAGAAGCCCAAAGTGAAATCCTGTCCCGAACCGCACCCAATATTTATGATGTAATTATTGCTTTTTTTGGTGGTTTGGTTGGTGTAATTGCGGTAACGCGTGTAGAGAAAGGAAATCCTATTCCGGGAGTGGCCATTGCCACGGCTTTGATGCCGCCGCTCTGCACCGCAGGTTATGGTTTGGCAACCGGCAAATTCGGTTATTTTGCTGGAGCAATGTTTCTTTACACGATTAACTGTGTGTTTATCTGTATTGCTACCTTCATTATCGTAAAATATCTTAAATATCCTGCCGCAGAATTGGTGGACAAGAAGAAAGAAACCAGAGTCCGCAACTGGATTTCTATTATTACGCTGCTAATGATTATTCCGAGTGTATTTTTTGCTTACCGTTTTATTCAGCAGCAAAGGTTTTACGAAAAAGTGTCGCATTATGTCACCAAAGAATTTGAGGAAAAAGGCAACACCATCGTTTACCGCAAGACCTCTTATACCACAAATCCGAGACGGATTGAACTGGCGTTTCTGACCCGTAAATTCACTTCGGAAGAGATTAAAGAAGAAGAGCAAAAACTGTCTGAATACGGTATCACCAATACAAGGCTCATCATCCGGCAGGACAGTGCTTTTCTCGCTCAGGCCACCAAAATTCAGAATAATGAAGTTTCAAATGATGCCACTAAAATTGCGGCAGAACTTAATGCCAAAATAGACCGTTATGTGTTCAAGACCGATAATCTATATTCCGAAGCCAAAGCCATCGTTCCCGGCCTCAAATCACTTTCCGCATCCAAACAGGAAATACTTTCAGATAAAGACAGTGCGGTTGTAATTCCCGTGGCAATGTATGAAAGCGAAAACAATCTTACTGATGCCCAAAACAAAACTTTGCAGAATTGGCTCAAAGCCCGCCTGAAAGTGGATACTATAGAAATTTATAAGCGTCACTGA